From a single Lolium rigidum isolate FL_2022 chromosome 7, APGP_CSIRO_Lrig_0.1, whole genome shotgun sequence genomic region:
- the LOC124671093 gene encoding uncharacterized protein LOC124671093: MTLTRHSQVAALSRLNLGRRRHTGEEHRPTLLPRRHTEEKIQPPAGSCSVRHPPPSRYLRRPAVQFFFSCRSLEYITALHTKLRATGGNKTKTPGPGAQSSLRALAQSCMKIGHTD; the protein is encoded by the exons ATGACACTGACTCGTCACTCGCAGGTCGCAGCCCTCTCTCGTCTCAACCTGGGTCGGCGCCGCCACACCGGCGAGGAACACCGGCCAACATTGCTGCCGCGACGCCACACCGAGGAAAAGATCCAGCCGCCGGCCGGAAGCTGCTCCGTCCGCCATCCGCCACCGAGCAGGTACCTCCGCCGTCCGGCGGTGCAG ttcttcttcTCCTGCAG GAGCTTGGAATATATAACTGCTTTGCATACCAAGCTCCGCGCTACTGgtggaaacaaaacaaaaactcctGGCCCTGGTGCTCAATCTTCTCTTAGAGCACTTGCTCAATCATGTATGAAGATTGGCCATACTG ACTAA